From the genome of ANME-2 cluster archaeon:
TAAGCTACTAATTAATGAATCAAAAACGTCTTTTTCGGAAATTTTGTTTCTTTGATAAAATTGAATATATTTCATAATCTTTGGACCACTTTTACCTTGTAAAATTTAATAATTCAAAATTACTGCTTCCGCTATTGCCCCTCTTCCATTACCATTGCAGTTTATCATCCTTTTTGCACTTACTTTTTCAATTCTATAATCACTATACAATTCTAAAATCAAATTTGAATAACTGTTGCTCAACATTAGTTGGCAGCCTTTTTTATCAAGTTCGCGATAAACACCAGCTAAACGATTCTGGTCTTTTTCCGAAAACGAGTTTTTAGTATAACTCGTAAAATTCGATGTAGATGATAATGGATGATATGGAGGATCAAAATAAATAAAATCCCCTTCATTAGCATGATTTAATACATTTTCAAAAGGCATAGTAATTATATCAACATCTTGAAGCATGGAATTCGCTCTTTCCAAAATCTCCTCTTTGAATATTTTAGGGTTTTTATAACTTCCAATTGGAACATTGAATTTTCCCTTGGAATTTACTCTATACAAACCGTTAAAGCATGTCTTATTTAAATAAATAAATCTTGCAGCCAATTCAACTTCTGATAAAATACTGGTATCCAGATTTCGAATAGAATAATAATATTCTTTATTGTGATTTTTTCGATGATCTTTGAGCAATTCTAATAATTCCAAAAGTTGAGTTTGTACAACTTTGTAACAATTTATTAATTCAGGATTTATGTCTGATAGAATGATTTCATCGGGCTGGTATACTTCTTTTATTAAAAAAAATACGGCTCCGCTTCCAATAAACGGTTCTAAATATTTGTTAAATGTTCTTGGGAAAAACGATTTGAATTGATTTAGTAATTGAGTTTTTCCACCTGCCCATTTAATGAATGTTGGGACATTAATAGATCCATTATCAAATTTCTCAACTTGAGCACTGTACTGTATTTTTTGTATTGTTATACTCATCTTTTGCACCGACTATTCTCACTCGATCTCTTTAATTTTTGATAAAATATTCCTTCCATTTTCAGTGCTTTGAAATAACTTTGTTTTTCTTCTTTCTGGAGTAAGACAAATAACTAATTCTCTTTCAGAAAGTTCACTTAATGTACTACTAACATGACTTATTGGAATGTCAAGTTTTGCTGAAATATCGCTTGGTGTACTTACAGCATCCATTATTAATGATAAAATTCGGAATCTTTTATCGCTTGACTTTACAAAGCTGATCAAGTCCCAATTATTCATATTTCTACTTGGTTATAGATTGTTTTAAATTTAGTTACAGTTATATTGTAATTAATATGTAACTACCTATATTTATGAAAATTTTTATATTGACCTCTACACTGAATCGCTAAACCCTTAATTTGAGATTCTTTGGGGATTAAATATGAAAATGCATGACATCATTAAAAGGGCTATCGATCTGCCTTTTGAAGAACATGATGTCATTCTTATTAATAACAATGGAGTAGAATTATCAATTTTTCGACCAATAAAAAGTTCCTAAGGGATTAAGACAAAAATATGATGCTAAAACTAATTTTCAGATATGGTTAAAAGAAAAAAATGACCACTTCAGACCAAACCATTTAAGGTTGATAATTGATCTCGATTTGAAATTGAGAAGTCGTCCTGACCTTCAAAAAGAATTATTGGAAACATTTGATGATATTTTCTATGGTGAGGATCCTGAAATTGTTGTCAAAAGATTCAATGGAATAAAATTTGAACATGAATTAAATAGCATAATAATTATTGCAACTTTGATGCAACTTTTCATCGTTGAACAAGCAATAAACTATACCAGCGAAAGTAAGTTTGACCCGCCAACATTATTTTTCCTTGGGTGGGTGCGTGCAGTATTATGCAAATATAAAGAGATTGATAATTTATGTATGAGTATAGGAAGATTTCAACCCCCACCACCTAGATTTACATCTATGGAAAATAAAAAACATAAGCAATATAGTCCAAATAGACCCGAACTCTGGTATTTAAATGAGGAATTATAGTGTTACATATCTATTTCACAATTATGTGACCTTCTTTCTGTGATGCATTTTTATCGATTTCACTTTTACAACTTCTACAATAAATTCTCATTTCACATTCTACATATTCTGAATTAAGTACTTCAAAATCACCATGGACATATTCAAAAATATCATAACGATTTGGTTCACTTTCAAAAAAGCCAAAACCACATTTTGGACATTTGGATTTGTTAGCAGTTTTCATCATTTGATTACTCCTCTAACATATCTGCAAGATAATAAACTACTTTTCCAATGCTAATTTCACTCCATGATTCTTCCACTTCATTTCCCTGAATAACTTTGACAAATTCAGTTGGAAGAAGTACACATTTATTTTCGAATTTTTTTGAGGTTTGTCTCAGTAAATTTGCTAATTCATTTATTTTCATAAAGTTTCCCCAATTCAATTACCATATTGATTTAAGTAGTATAAATACTTACAGTTTAGTTACAGTTTATTTACAATAAACTGTCTACGAATAAATACAAACATTAAAGAATAAAAACCCAAATTTTGAGAGCAATGGATGGAATAGAATCTAAATCAGGAAACGAAATGATATCAAATTACAGTTATATGAAAGAGGTTTCTCATAACGATTTTAAAAAATTTTTAAAACATAACGACGAGGTTAAAATTGGAGGAGTGAAGATAAAACTTCAAATAAAGTGGGATCTTTCAAAACTCGCCCCCGCCGCATTCAAACCCCAGACCACCACAGTCTGGTCATTCCCGGACCGCGGGGACTGGGCCACCCACAAAGGCAACTACCGCGGCAACTGGTCACCCTACATCCCCCGCAACCTCATCCTCCGCTACACAGACCGTAATGACACCGTCCTTGACCAGATGGCAGGCAGCGGCACCACCCTCGTCGAGTGCAGACTCCTCCAGCGCAACGCCATCGGGGTTGACATAAATCCCGATGCCGTCATGGTCGCCCGCAACAGGCTGGACTTCCCCTACACGCCCCTTGATGAAGAATACCGCGAACCAGACATACGAACATACGTCGGGGATGCCCGCGCGCTTGATATCATCCCCGACAGCTCCATCGACCTCATCGCCACCCATCCCCCCTATGCACACATCATCCCCTACACCCATGAGACTGGCGAAGGCGACCTCTCAAACGTCCACAGCATCGATGAATTTGCCAAGGAGATGCGCCAGGTGGCTGCCGAATCCATCCGCGTGCTTAAACCGGGGAAGCATTGCGCTATACTGATGGGGGATGCCCGCAAGCATGCTCATTTCATTCCCATTACTCCAAGGGTTCTCCAGGCCTTCCTTGATGTGGGATTTGTGCTGCGGGAGAATATTATTAAACTTCAGTGGAAGATGAAAGGGACGAGGGAGAACTGGAGCGGGACAAAATACAACTTTTTGCTCATCGGGCATGAGAACCTGTATGTTTTCAGGAAATTGAAGGATGGTGAATCGGCAGCTAAATTCAGGAACAGCATGAAATGGTGGTAGGGATGGCGCGAGATAGTTGAGAAAAGGGGTCAGGATGAGCAGAAAGAGAATTATAATTCAATAAGCTCGATAAAATCCACAATCTTTAGATCGCTGTCAAATGTTGCAACCCTGGATATTCCATAGGCTCTGCAAGTAGCAACGATCAAAGCATCATTCGGAAGAAGGTTGTATTTTCCCATAATATCCATCATTTCAAAGTATCTCGCATTAGGAAGTACTTCGCAGTCAATGGCTGTTATCAATTTTGTAAAAATAAACGCATTTTTAAATGCTTCCGGGAAAATATCTGGCTTTTTAAGATGATCAATAGCATCGTAGTGTTTTAGATCGTATTTATTTACAATGTATTGTTTCATTAAAATATAAATTACTTCATTTACAATAACATCACAAATAACCGCTTTATCTTTAGCGTTTTTCAAAAAATCATGTGCTCTTGCATCACCTTCAAGAAAATGTTTCAGGAAAACAGAGGAATCAATGAGTATCATACATCTCATATCTCATTTTCTTATCGTATTTTCCTTTGAATATTCCAGACGTTTCTCTCAGAATATTCTCCACTTTCCGTATGCGTATCTCAACTATTTTGCCTTCACAAGGTTCTATCTTTTGTAAAGGTTTAAGAACCCCGTTCTCATAAACTGCGTCAATTATCTCTGTTTCTGTCATAATGAATTCCTCAGGTTCTAAATCTGTACTGGTAAGAACTAATAATGTTTTTATTTATCCTGTAAAGTGTATATTCTTTTTCCTGATGCATAACGATTGCCATTCTGGAGTAAATATCAACCTATATCTTCTTGAAATTCTCGTCGATTTCTTACCATGCAGCTCGCCCGAAAGCCAGCCTCCCACATGCAGAGGGTCATCCTGCAGCCTCTTGAGTTTGTTATCAAGTTCAGAAAGTGCTTCGTTATTTTTCCTGATTGCTCTTAGAGAATCAAGAAAAGTATCCGTTCTTTTGACCACCCGGATCATAGCTCGCCGAGCATCGCTTCAACAGAAGTAACTTCCTTAACCCGTCCTTCTTTAATGTCAAGGTCACTTTTGCGCAGTGCTGTCATCGTTTTTGGATCA
Proteins encoded in this window:
- a CDS encoding DNA adenine methylase yields the protein MSITIQKIQYSAQVEKFDNGSINVPTFIKWAGGKTQLLNQFKSFFPRTFNKYLEPFIGSGAVFFLIKEVYQPDEIILSDINPELINCYKVVQTQLLELLELLKDHRKNHNKEYYYSIRNLDTSILSEVELAARFIYLNKTCFNGLYRVNSKGKFNVPIGSYKNPKIFKEEILERANSMLQDVDIITMPFENVLNHANEGDFIYFDPPYHPLSSTSNFTSYTKNSFSEKDQNRLAGVYRELDKKGCQLMLSNSYSNLILELYSDYRIEKVSAKRMINCNGNGRGAIAEAVILNY
- a CDS encoding DUF742 domain-containing protein, with protein sequence MNNWDLISFVKSSDKRFRILSLIMDAVSTPSDISAKLDIPISHVSSTLSELSERELVICLTPERRKTKLFQSTENGRNILSKIKEIE
- a CDS encoding methyltransferase domain-containing protein gives rise to the protein MDGIESKSGNEMISNYSYMKEVSHNDFKKFLKHNDEVKIGGVKIKLQIKWDLSKLAPAAFKPQTTTVWSFPDRGDWATHKGNYRGNWSPYIPRNLILRYTDRNDTVLDQMAGSGTTLVECRLLQRNAIGVDINPDAVMVARNRLDFPYTPLDEEYREPDIRTYVGDARALDIIPDSSIDLIATHPPYAHIIPYTHETGEGDLSNVHSIDEFAKEMRQVAAESIRVLKPGKHCAILMGDARKHAHFIPITPRVLQAFLDVGFVLRENIIKLQWKMKGTRENWSGTKYNFLLIGHENLYVFRKLKDGESAAKFRNSMKWW
- a CDS encoding PIN domain-containing protein, coding for MILIDSSVFLKHFLEGDARAHDFLKNAKDKAVICDVIVNEVIYILMKQYIVNKYDLKHYDAIDHLKKPDIFPEAFKNAFIFTKLITAIDCEVLPNARYFEMMDIMGKYNLLPNDALIVATCRAYGISRVATFDSDLKIVDFIELIEL
- a CDS encoding antitoxin family protein, which encodes MTETEIIDAVYENGVLKPLQKIEPCEGKIVEIRIRKVENILRETSGIFKGKYDKKMRYEMYDTH